taattttaatctaaTAGGCAACAATGAAacctgaaaaatgtattttaggtAAGGCTTCAAGGGAAACGTTTATATTCACGGCTGAAAATCCAATTCACTATCAAATGACAGtatttttgctctgtttttgAGGCTACTCTGATGctaatttttacatttctagCTCCTGGACTTTCACCTTCTGGGAAAACAACAGATTATGCCTTTGAGGTAGATttaatcattctttctttcttttatgaatgACTTGAAAGAAATACAGTCAGAGTATTTTGCTAATgcattattatctcatttgaagTCTGTTATTAATAGATCTTCCCTAACATTATTTTATCAGCACCTATTTAGCAAAGTACTTTGTCAGGATAATGGAATATAAATCTTCTGATAACACAAGTAATGTGTAGAATACTGTTTTCTGTACAGCCATTAAAATAGAGCAAATTCCCAGTTCTACGAACTCTCCAACTTGTATGATAAATCTTCTTTAGTTTCGTAATTATAACAACCCCAAAAGAGGTGCAAGTAATCGGTTGAAGCAAGAATAACGGAACAGTTAATTCCGATGAATTTTTATCACACTGTAATTACATAATTGTTTGTATAAATCCCTGTCTCTTCCTAGTTCAGGGGTCATAAATTAAAATGTGACCAGAGGCCTGACAGTTAGTCATTCCAGGAGCAGGCTGGGGGAGGATGGTGCTGAGTTTGCTGAGAGCACAGGCCCATCTCAAGGGTGCAGCCTGCCCTCAGCCCCCTGTGATTGCAGCCACACTGGAATGCAGCCCGGTGCTGCCCGATTATTCAAGAGAGATAGAAACCCAGATGGTcacattgctttttatttttaattagataaTAAGAGTCATTATcgaaaccaagaaaaaaaaagagaagaagaaatttaaaCATAACATCGATCAAACAAAACATGTCTTCAGGCCAAAAGCGACCCATCATGCATTGGTATAAAAGCTCTTCTCTCAGCTGTAAACTTTATGAGGCCGTGTTTCTCTTGTTCGTAGTTGTGTTACCAGAGCCTAGCACATGCCTGGAATATAGCAGACACTCAGTAGTGTTGGTtggatgggaggatggatggatggatggatacacgCATGCAAGGGTGGTTGGATAGATGAATGGTTGGAGGAGTGAATGAAGGCACTAAAAATACACAAAGATAACAACGTTTACCTTGGAAAATAAGAAGATATTTGTTCATTTAAGTGTGGAGGCAAGAAGAGGCAAGCATTTCAAGTTGAGGGAACAATTGAGAGATTATGatatatttggggaaaaatacaTAATTCCAGTGTGACTGGAGCCAACGTTTGCTTAAAGAAGTACGATGAGTGTGAGGCCAGATGCGATGACCTAGAATGCCATGCTGGGGAATATATACTTTATTCTCTAGACAATGGGGAACCATTTCAGGGTTTTAGAAGTGAAATGACCAACTCTCTAAACACCCATCCCCTAAATCTCTTTTTATTTCCAGATGGCTGTTTCAAACATTAGATACGGAGCAGGAGTTACAAAGGAAGTGGGCATGGCAAGTATTTAAGATTTCTACAGTCTTCTACTATAAACGTTACactgatttgattttatttaggcttttttaaaaacatttatttatttatttggttgcaccgggttaCAGCAtaggggctccttagttgtggcatgcaaactcttagttgcagcacgcatgtgggatctagttccctgaccagggatcaaacccaggccccctgcattgggagtgcggagccttatccactgcaccaccagggaagtccctgtatattttaaaacaagtacAAATTGACAGCAGTTGAGTCTTTTGTTTTGGACTCAATGTTAAGTTTGCCAGAAGTATCTAGTGTAATCAAACCTAACTTatacattatttttgttattgtaggaCCTACAAAACATGGGTGCTAAAAATGTTTGTTTGATGACAGACAAGAACCTCTCCCAACTCCCTCCTGTACAGACAGTGATGGATTCCTTGGTGAAGAATGGCATAAACTTTAAGGTTTATGATAATGTGAGGGTGGAACCAACCGATAGAAGGTATTCTTTGATTGTCCTTAAATTTACTTTAAGCAGAAGTCAGCACATACCAATGTTGATTGAAACTTGCCCCAGGCCTTATTTAATGGCTCGgcaatttatttctgaaaaacccgacatatggcctttattttcccttctccaAGCTTCATGGAAGCTATTGAATTTGCCAGAAGGGGAGCTTTTGATGCCTACGTGGCCATGGGTGGCGGCTCCACCATAGACACCTGCAAAGCCGCTAATCTGTATGCATCCAGCCCTGACTCTGATTTCCTGGACTACGTCAATGCTCCCATTGGGAAGGGAAAGCCTGTGACTGTGCCTCTTAAGCCTCTGATTGCAGGTAAAGACtgtttgtctcttttattttgcaactggCAAAAGGCCTCAGGAAAGACACAAGCCAGTAATTTTTGGGTGTATGTTTTCCAAAGTTTCctgatttcttcatttccatATAGTACCTTGTTTGGAGATTGAAACAGAGAGCCATTCATTCatgtttaaaattctgattttcattATTGCACAGACAGAGAAAATTTGGGTCACTAGTAGGAAAGTTTGCAGAGTTAAGCTATGAAGTCACTAtgtggaagagaagggaaggtcATCGTCTTTAGATTATTAGATCCTCCTGTGGGCAGGTTTATCTTCTGAGCCCCTCTCGGTTTTGTCCCACTTTGCCAGCCACTGTGAAGTTTAAGGGGAAcgttcccttttatttttctgatgttgaCTCAACCCTTTCTTCCACCTAATGGCTCCTCAGCTGACCTGGGGCTTTGTCTCTGCCCTGGGACATGTGGCCAGCGTGGCCTCGTCACTCTGGGCGACACCTGCTCTGTGGCTGCCAGGGCACAGACACGCACATCCAAATTAGAATCGCTTGTCTGTTCCACACAGACCTTGGGACGTTTCTGTCTTGTCTTCcctcccattttatggctgtcagcataTCACTGTCTAAAGTCTTACATCTAAAATGTACTAGCTGGACaatatcagggttttttttaatttaattaatttatttttatactgcaggttcttattagttatctattttatacatattaatgtatacatgtcaatcccaatctcccaattcatcccaccacaccCACCCCCAGGAAAATATCAGTGTAAAGTCttgtcctctctctcctcccgcTCTCCTACTCCCACTGTGAACGGGCCCTGTGATGGGGCAGGAGTGAGCTGACAGCGGATGAACTGCTTTGACGTGAATGAGTGATCAGCAGGGGGCAGCATAATTGATGTCTGGCAAATGGAACCCTCTGGTGAAACTGTGTCAGCATCACACAGAGGGGTGATTAGTGAAGTTTAGAAACTTGACAGAACTACAAAACCGCAGAGTCCAGCAAAGGCAGAGTGTTACTGTTCTTGCTGCCAAGAGGGAATAAAGATGTCTTTTAGAGACGGCAAATACGGGTTTTCTTCCCAGAGATGCCGAGAGGCCTGCTTTTGAATTCCCAACTGCAGCTGCTTAAGCTCTGACGCTAGAGGAGCCCGAGGCTCCCAGAACTCCTCCCTGTTAATACAGAAACAGACATCACACATACACGTTAAACACACATGCGTGTTATACAGACATGGACATCATGCATACATATTAGGCATACATACATGTTAGTGTCAATACGGACATCAAACATACGTGCTAACACAGATACAGGCATCATGCATACATATGAACTGCACGTACGTTAGGTTTACATGCATGTTAATGCAGACATAGACACCATACATGCCAAACATGCATGTGTATTGATGCAGACACTGCCATCACACACATATGTTAAACACGGATGCTGGCATGTTAATGCCAACACAGGCATCAGACCTGTTACTCACATGTTAATGTAGACACAGTCATACACATTAAGCATACATGCATGTTAATACAAATACAGACATCAGGTGAGCAAACAAGGGCAGCAAAGCTTTCTCCTCTAACCTTGCTCCTTATTTCCTAAGACTTAATTATCTCCACTGACCTTTATTTAGATGCTTTAttaaaactgacattttttttgTTCAAGTCCCAACTACCTCAGGAACTGGGAGCGAAACTACTGGAGTTGCCATTTTTGACTATGAACGCTTGAAAGTAAAGACTGGTAAGAACTTTTGcccataaaaaattttttttaattctctctcttACCTTTCAACCAACTCCACCCCCTTTTCTTTAAccctaatatttaaaattcaaggaGTTACAGAGTTAAGGAAAGGGTATGTACAtagacacattttctttcttttcccacatacatataaaaaatatgaagcaGTCTAATAAACACGTTTTTGAGAATTACCTACAAAAGCTTATTGAAATGCCATGAATCTTAATTGGCCATTTTTCTGCCCAAGTTAGTGACTATAGATCAGTGATAAGTGGTTATTCCCTTTCTCAGACATCTTTTTTACATTCTAACTCAATTTCATTGAGgtgtaatttttatataataaaatgtatacattttaagagtctagtttgatgagttttgacaaatatataccaCAAGTACCCACCACCCCAGTCAAGATACAAAACATTCCCACttctccagaaagttccctcatgctcCTTCCCAGTCAATCCCTCCAGCCCCATTCCCaagtaaccaccattctgctttctacCTTCTTTGTCATCTTTATCCTGTCTTCTTCTCTGACTCTCAGCTAATGTAGGGGAAATGTCCCTCACCTTGAGTCTGGTTCAATATCCTTCTTCCAGGCCTTCGTAGTGGAATAGATTGGCATTGAACTGCACATATATggtaacttctctttttaaattacattatccTTTGACATTgttaaagataataataacagaaacCAACACTTAAATActaccttaaatttttttaaagactttcccGTCGTATTATCTACTGTGATCCTTACAACAGCTCCGGGAGGGATGGAAGCCCTGTGTTATTAGAGTCTAATCTTACAGAGAACTCAGAAAGGCCCAGACACGTACCAAAGACGTGCAGCAAATCACAGAGCAAGGACCCAAACCAGTGGTTTGCTAGTAAACCAGCTCTCCAGAGTTTAATGAGTAAATAAGCCCTGAGAGCTTATTTACTTCCCTGGAGCTGGGAAGACATGGGTATAGTGGCTCGTGTAAACTGCAAGGGGCTTCGGCCGCTGAAAAACCTGGTTTCTGACCCCAAATCTCTTCCCGCTAATCCTTGCTGCCTCCCTATATGAGAATGAATCTTatctcatattttaattttttttaaaggctaatGAGATCTGGAGACTTatggtatattttttttaattaattaatttatttatttatatttggctgtgttgggtcttcgtttctgtgtgagggctttctctagttgcggcaagcaggggccactcttcatcacagtgcgcaggcctctcactatcgcggcctctcttgttgcggagcacaggctccagacgcgcaggctcagtagttgtggctcacgggcccagctgcttcgcggcatgtgggatcctcccagatcagggctcgaacccgtgtcccctgcgttagcaggcagattctcaaccactgcgccaccagggaagccctcatgttttatgttttttaggataatttgttaccctaaagttatttaaatttttaaaaattgtgtacgTACCTATAGCCTCTGTTGAAAATCCCTGCCTTAGGTATTGCTTCGCGAGCCATCAAACCTACACTGGGCCTGATCGATCCTCTGCACACCCTGTACATGCCTGAGCGGGTGATCGCCAACAGTGGCTTCGATGTGCTTTGGTAGGTACCCATGCCACCTGCAGGGGCTCTGCCGGTACTCGGTTGACAGACAGTATTTTACTGCTGAAAGCCCTTGTTAAGCACTCACTGATTGTGTGCCACAACAGCGCTGGCTTTGGCTGTCATTATCCCCTTTCCCGAGTGACAAAGCTAAGCTGTAAAGATGAGGTGAGGTCCTAGGTGAGCCACAAACCTGCTGTTTGGGATGGACCGGCCCAGCCACAGCTGCAGCCAcgggggcacagggaggggagCAGCGGCAGCTGGCAGGCAGCATCTCAGACCCACAGCACTGCCTCTGCTGCACTAACCAGGGGATGCCAGGGCTGCAGCCTCAGGCACACAGCAGGGGCGGCAGCGCCCACCGCCGGAGCTGGAAGGGCTCGCTGTTGGCACTTCACACGCATCATCACTTCACCACGGCTCTGTgccacacagaaaagaaaactgggcTGGAGGTGTTGAGcagcttgcccagggtcacaccaTGTGCTCCCTGGGCTTCATCTGCCATGTGCTGACGGCTCCCTCATCAGTGTTTCTGCCACAGGCCTCGCTCCCGAGTTCTGGGCCCTGCATTCCAGCGGCATCACGGGGACTCACGGGTGCTCCACATTCACCTGGTCCAAAATACCCTATTCCACCCATTTGCACATGCACGTTTCTTCTcgttttaacatctctgaaatcaagGCATATCTGTATATCTGTGGCATGGCAGTATGGTTTTCTTCCTcagtggtactttttttttttaatggtgcatCTTATAAAGCATGGCATCTTGAAGTTGATGAAATCTTACAATTCTCTcaatccccccacccctcacagCTTCCCCTCCTGGGTCCCTGACCTTAGCGAGCAGCAGGACCCAGTATGGACTTCTCCCTCGCCACGTGCCCACACCGAGCCACAGAGCCCCTCTCTTGTCCAACTCAATCTCTCCCATCTGCTCCCGCCTCAGCTCAGGCCTGCCCCAGCTCTTGCCTGGACAGTATCCAATCTCCTTAtcagtctccctgcttccatcccACAGTCCTTCTGTCTGTCCTCCATACTGGCCTCAACAAGCTTCCAGAATGCAATGTGACCACCGTGCATACACACGggcatttatacacacacacacacacacacccctctaccTTACAAGTCTGTCATTGCCTTTCCACACCTACTGTCTGAAAGCCAAAGTCCCTGGAATGTCCCCAGTGCTGAGCACTTTATCTGCTTGGAGAACTCTTCTTTCACTTTCCACTGGAGCATTCTGTCATTGATGGAGCCTTTgctgaccctcccctcccctcccctctccttaaGAACCACTCTGTCCTTTGCTCTTACCCACTGGGGGCCTGTGCATTGCTTCGGAGACACCGCTCTTCACACCCCAGTCTCCCTCACTGCACCGCGGGCTTGGCAAGGACAGGACCATCTCATGCGCTTCTCCATCCCTACTCCTTGGCACAGGGACCGTCACGTCATTGGTACTCAATTAACAACTGTCGAGTGAAGTTCACACAAGCAGGAGGCAGCAGAGTTAGGATTCACATCCAGGTCTACCCAAGTCCATGGTCTGCTTTTCTTACTGCATTACACTGCCCGCCAAGAGACTGGAGAAAACTGTGTCCAACTCCATCCTGGTCAATGTTGTCAGTACTCTGAAGAGTTGTCCTCTAATAACTTGGAAATAAGATTACACTCCCTAGCTGTGAACTGCATAATAAACATATAACAGACTAAAGCAGTCATGTTTAAATGAATGACTCACAGACCCAAAGACTTTGCTGTCAGTAAAAGCGGGGAGTGGGCTCAGAAGAAAGGAGAGTGATGGCAGTGGCCCTTCCAAGGACTGACCACGGGAGAGCGCACGTGGCCCGAGGAGTCTGCCCCTGAGGCCCAGCAGCCTGTTCTGAAGATGGACACACCCTTGTATTCAACCTTAGAGGCAGTTCCCCTCGTTAGGGCTCCATGGGCTTTCTGACCAGAATTGGGCATCCACAGACTTGCCAATAGGGAGAATGGATACCTAGAAGACTCAGGTGTCTGTCCCCCTCAGCAGTTATATTTCTTGTTATAAATCAATAATCAGACTTCCAGGTTTTACACATAGTTTCTGTGAGCTCAGCTCAGTGAATCTGCCCTTAAAGACAGATCTGATCTTGTGCCCAGAATCAAGATGCACAGCAGGGCAGAGGTTTACCTCTGCACCTTGGTGGACTCATCAGCACCCCGTCCACCCCACGTGGACACCTCCTTCTTGCCTTGCCCAGATTTTCTGTTTAGAACCACAAACCCATAGCTTTTGTCCACCAACTAATTCTTTTTGAAGTTCTAATACTTTTTCAAAAGATGTTATCTGCTTCACACATGTAGAAGTAAATTCTCCATTCTAAGACTGAAAACTATAACTCATGCACAAAGTAGTTCATGTTATACTGTGTTCCCAACAAATCGTTGATCTAGCTGATTGTGTTTATTCTCATCTTCTGCAGTCGATTAGCTAGAATTCATGGCAGGCCAGTAGGTAAAGGAAGCTCTGATGCTTTATTCTTAAAACAGCCAACCCTGAATTTAGAGCATGTAAGAAGAAAGAATTAGATTTTTTGTTCAGGCCAAGAATTAATAATAATGGTGAATGATAAGTTTTACAAAGTGCTGGTACTTTACATATGTGAACTTAATTTTCACAGCAGCACCATGAAGAAAGACATACAATGATTTATCCTCATCTTAGGATCACAGAGAGGATGGTGACTCCCCTCAGGCCCACAGTGGGAAAGTCTGGTGCCAGAATTTACATCAGGGGGGCCGACCCACTGCACTGCACTCTCACAGGAGGCTAGTGTAACTATGACCCTTCTTGGATGGGTAATATGGTGTCTGATCAATGCAAGgtataaa
The sequence above is a segment of the Globicephala melas chromosome 17, mGloMel1.2, whole genome shotgun sequence genome. Coding sequences within it:
- the ADHFE1 gene encoding hydroxyacid-oxoacid transhydrogenase, mitochondrial isoform X3, with product MAAARDRVAHLLRQLQRATCQCPSHSHTYSQAPGLSPSGKTTDYAFEMAVSNIRYGAGVTKEVGMDLQNMGAKNVCLMTDKNLSQLPPVQTVMDSLVKNGINFKVYDNVRVEPTDRSFMEAIEFARRGAFDAYVAMGGGSTIDTCKAANLYASSPDSDFLDYVNAPIGKGKPVTVPLKPLIAVPTTSGTGSETTGVAIFDYERLKVKTGIASRAIKPTLGLIDPLHTLYMPERVIANSGFDVLCHALESYTALPYHMRSPCPANPITRPAYQGSNPISDIWAVHALRIVAKYLKRAVRNPDDLEARSNMHLASAFAGIGFGNAGVHLCHGMSYPISGLVKTYKAKDYNVDHPLVPHGLSVVLTSPAVFTFTAQMSPEHHLEMAEILEREKLKRKLHYAPLARAVGESSSKKENLELWMAAIPGT
- the ADHFE1 gene encoding hydroxyacid-oxoacid transhydrogenase, mitochondrial isoform X4, which gives rise to MAAARDRVAHLLRQLQRATCQCPSHSHTYSQAPGLSPSGKTTDYAFEMAVSNIRYGAGVTKEVGMDLQNMGAKNVCLMTDKNLSQLPPVQTVMDSLVKNGINFKVYDNVRVEPTDRSFMEAIEFARRGAFDAYVAMGGGSTIDTCKAANLYASSPDSDFLDYVNAPIGKGKPVTVPLKPLIAVPTTSGTGSETTGVAIFDYERLKVKTGIASRAIKPTLGLIDPLHTLYMPERVIANSGFDVLCHALESYTALPYHMRSPCPANPITRPAYQGSNPISDIWAVHALRIVAKYLKRAVRNPDDLEARSNMHLASAFAGIGFGNAGVHLCHGMSYPISGLVKTYKAKDYNVDHPLVPHGLSVVLTSPAVFTFTAQMSPEHHLEMAEILGKGHQACTTPSVRRGSVCSV